DNA from Onthophagus taurus isolate NC chromosome 2, IU_Otau_3.0, whole genome shotgun sequence:
tttttatattttatactaaTCATTCCATGATCTCCTAAATGTATCACGTTAACTAGATGAGATAAATGATGTTTTCTTAATTTGTCATGCAAATATTGTGTTACATtatccaatttttttatcatattttcaacaacTGTAGAATCTGGACTGTAAACGTGTCCATGAAAATCTGGTTCTTCTATATAAAGCATTACTAAATTAGCTGGATATTGAGGATCCATTATCCAAGAAATAGCCTACATaagcttattattattataattaaaaacctttattattaaaaatttagaaaaattaataacattttacaaaaatatctaaattataaaattgcataaaattttaattgagttattacaaaatatataactacagaattaaaaatacagtttaaAAATGTGATAGTTTAAATAACAGACGATTTACAAACGATGTGGCAATTGCCAGCTAATAGCTTTTAGTATTCATTATACAGTGtcaaataattacaattttaagtCCACATAGATGAGAGCTTGGACAGTTTAAGAAATGTACGCCCCTCCACATGAAGCGAAAAATATTCATACTCCACATGCACATTGTGTGGAAAGAATATATTGACGCAGTACCGTTGTGGGTTTTAACCTTACCGTTTATCGTCATAGCTACAAAAAGAATCTAAACAGAATGCAGTCCACCTCCACTGCAGCCAGAAAAATCATGTTAAGCCtaccaattttaaaaatatattaagagATGGCGCTGGTTGCCATTTTATGACTAAATACATAATtgctatactctgtttttaaaccaggaggagtaaacgcgaaagtcagatttacactaggaaaaatcaccagaaaatatcactagatattttggcggtaaatttaaattaataattattattatttatttacttattattatatttattttcgttcGTTAttgtcaacactaaacatacaaattaacattgaagttatgagtgtatttatttcaaaatataataaagaagggtttaagaacacaaaatttacaataatgacacgaaactgtcgatttgtcaataacctaaccttcaaaatcaaaattcaaaattgcctgtgtgtgaaccttcctcgcattcaaccaatcacgtgcaaggtcaatctggtgacaaatttaaaatactcctcctggtttaaaaacagagtataattgccaaagaaaatttcaaggtataattaatgtttgtaaacaaaactaaccttacctaacattccttcacgctataattgacattacaaaagaaaacttcacgctataattgccattactaattgccaaagaaaacttcatggtataattaacgtttgtaaacaaaactaaccttacctcacattccttcacgctataattgacattacaaaagaaaacttcacgctataattgccattacaaattgccaaagaaaacttcaaggtataattaatgtttgtaaacaaaactaaccttaccgaacattccttcacgctataattgacattacaaaagaaaacttcacgctataattgccaaagaatacttcatggtataattaatgtttgtaaacaaaactaaccttacatcacattccttcacgctataattgacattacaaaagaaaacttcacgctataattgccattactaattgccaaagaatacttcatggtataattaatgtttgtaaacaaaactaaccttacctcacattccttcacgctataattgacattacaaaagaaaacttcacgctataattgccattacaaattgccaaagaatacttcatggtataattaatgtttgtatacaaaactaaccttacctaacattcagcgtctgaagacacagggctaaacccgaaacttaaaaatatacaacttagcgctgaataacaattaaaactagaactaacacttgcactagaactatactctgcttttaaaccaggaggagtaaacgcgaaagtcagatttacactggaaaaaatcaccagaaaatatcactagatattttggcggtaaatttaaattaataattattatttatttatttacttattattgtatttattttcgtttgttatcgttaacactataaatacaaattaaatttgaagttatgagtgtatttatttcaaaatacaataaaaaagagtttaagaacacaaaatatacaataatgacacgaaactgtcgaattatcaattacctaaccttcaaattcaaaattgcctgtgtgtgaaccttcctcgcattcaaccaatcacgtgcaaggtcaatctggtgacaaatttaaaatactcctcctggtttaaaaacagagtatagcaAAATATATTTAGTATACCTATTAAACACACGACCTGGCGTAGTTACGAGCTACAAGTCCATTCTTTTGTATCGTAAATGAAAGATATCATCGTCAAATAGGCACCGCTATAAAATTTGCTGCTGACTATATTTAGTTCCAACATTACGATTATTACTGATAGTACTATATCTGTTTTAGCTCTAATTATAAGTAGAGAAAAGATCACCTCCGTAATAGTAATGGATCGCCATCTAACGCTTGAGGACGCGGCAACACTCAACTGTGATACATTCCAGTGATTATAGGAAATTTTGACATACCTATGAAATAAGCACTTCTATTCATTTGATTCTCTAGTGTCTTATATTGATATAATCAAAAATCTATTATGCATGAAATATTTAGATTGGTGGGAGAGAATTACAAATTACCAACCAGTTATGAAGTTATTCAACAGAGGAGGCAGCTCAGTAAATTAGGCTAAGTAAAAATATCCTACACATTGTTACACAACTTAAGACTAGTTACTGTAAACATACACCTTTATAACTTAAGACTTGTTGATACCCCTCTATTTCATATCTATACATAATACATAAGACAATCAAAGACATCTCCACTTTGCTAGACCTCAAATTCAAAGCAATCAAGTCAATTAATCAAAGAAGAGTGGTTGAGCACAGATAGAGCCAGAGACAAACCTCTGAGCCGTATCCTAGCCTTTGGTAATTTCTTTGGCTGGTACAATGGGTCCAATCCAACACAATAGTTAGGTTGATACAAAATTGTTAGGAACATTTCcaacaaaaacaatataaacaaGTGTTTCAAGTAACTCCAGTTTGATAAGAGTCAAgcaatatgaacaaaaaagtaGGACCTATTTTGCAAGAAACCTTTAAGTTGACAGGGGGACACTGCCATAATTTAATTAGGTACAATTGTTTAGGTTGTAGAGTAAATTTTGTGAAGGAAATTACATGCTTGTTTTCACTGAATGTCACAACAAAGCTGAAAAGATATTacttttgtttattaatgatGATATTTTCTACCATACTTatctattttgatttattttgatcaaaaaattTCAGATTGTTAGTCCCAATGAAGTAtttgtttcaataaaattttacacaaatttataatattatggAAACCTTGTAAAATGCCTAATTATTTCATCCAATTACTTACAGTATCTACTCTTTTATACAGATCATATTTAGGATCCCAACTTTCAAAATGTGTAGGTGTTACATTTTGATAAGAAAATTTACATCCAGGCCACATCATACAACCTGAATATCTATTACTTTCCGACATCTCATTTAAAGTCTAAAAATCAAGTCTACACAAAATTCTTaacacttttaaaaataaatactaacataCCCATATTGGTATAGCTTTATCATTTTGCATAAACATACTTTTCTCCATACCAATTTTTTTCCTTGTTTCAggatcataaaaattatttcccatAACACCATGTTCTTCAGCATACATACCAGTAGATATTGTAAAATGATTTGGAAACGTTTTCGTTGGAAAAACATTATACATATAGTCAGCATATGTTCCCTCTCGTTGCAACTTTACCAATGTTGGTGTAGAAGCTTTATTTATGTAATCATATCGAAATCCATCGTAtgaaactattaataatattggCTTATTAGAATATGTATAGGCGAATTGTATAAAAACGCATTGTAGAAATATATTAAGTAACATTACGTATACCccacataaaattataatgtttTGAAAGAACTGACATTTATGACATTGACTTCTAAcctattttaaatatttcaatatcgattttaagcataaaataaaaagaatttaatttataaattattctggttaataatttcttagatagtattaaaaattattttaatatttattaaaaatcaacaaattaaaataacataatagAACGCTTcctgaaattatttaatgaacgTTTACTAAACGAAATAGGATTATAGAactttaatcaattttaaaccaccaattaaagaaaattgttcCCGCTTCACTAACAAACAATTACAGTGTATATCCCATTACCCTTTATAAATCCTTTAAACTCATAATTAGTGTGTACAAC
Protein-coding regions in this window:
- the LOC111425854 gene encoding bis(5'-adenosyl)-triphosphatase enpp4-like → MLLNIFLQCVFIQFAYTYSNKPILLIVSYDGFRYDYINKASTPTLVKLQREGTYADYMYNVFPTKTFPNHFTISTGMYAEEHGVMGNNFYDPETRKKIGMEKSMFMQNDKAIPIWTLNEMSESNRYSGCMMWPGCKFSYQNVTPTHFESWDPKYDLYKRVDTAISWIMDPQYPANLVMLYIEEPDFHGHVYSPDSTVVENMIKKLDNVTQYLHDKLRKHHLSHLVNVIHLGDHGMISIKYKNILNVSNYLEKNTYSFADSSPTLHVIPEEGYTDDVYNRLKKASAELGHFTVYKKSEIPNRWHFRRNIRTPPILLLADKGYAFDDFIDTVAYYTKLYNLKVGPNSLFGMHGYAVDIKEMYSFFIARGPKIRKNHKINPFNTVDLYSVFANILELQSRRPINTNLIKEVVDKKETSHAVKVIVITVVGMSLSLLLISCAAAITIILIRRQQNMTTAAALNKRFPKSFQQAVEAQHLLEAEEA